The Apodemus sylvaticus chromosome 5, mApoSyl1.1, whole genome shotgun sequence genome has a segment encoding these proteins:
- the LOC127684530 gene encoding olfactory receptor 4F6-like, whose protein sequence is MGKTNRSVVSEFVFLGLSNSWMIQLFLFLFSCMFYVASLLGNFLIVLTVSSNSQLQSPMYFLLANLSIIDLICSSFTAPKMIYDLLRKDKTISFGGCITQIFFIHAVGGTEMLLLIAMAFDRYVAICKPLHYLLIMSPQKCILILVASWIIGFIHSVTQLIFVVDLPFCGPNELDSFFCDLPRFIKLACINTNTLEFMVTANSGFISVASFLILIISYIFILVTVRNKSLGSLYKALSTLSAHVMVVVLFFGPIMFFYLWPVSTSHLDKFLAIFDVIVTPFLNPVIYTLRNKEMKVAMRRLCTQFMNYIKLS, encoded by the coding sequence ATGGGTAAAACAAACCGCTCTGTAGTATCTGAGTTTGTTTTCCTGGGACTCTCCAATTCATGGATGATCCAgctattccttttccttttttcctgtaTGTTCTACGTGGCAAGTCTATTGGGGAATTTTCTTATTGTGCTAACTGTATCTTCAAACTCCCAATTACAGTCCCCTATGTACTTCCTACTAGCCAATCTTTCCATCATTGACTTGATATGTTCCTCATTCACAGCACCCAAAATGATTTATGACCTGCTGAGAAAGGACAAAACCATCTCTTTTGGGGGTTGCATCACTCAGATTTTTTTTATCCACGCAGTAGGTGGCACCGAGATGCTGCTGCTCATAGCCATGGCTTTTGACCGATATGTTGCCATATGTAAGCCTCTGCACTACCTCCTCATCATGAGTCCACAAAAGTGCATTTTGATTTTGGTTGCTTCTTGGATTATTGGCTTCATTCATTCAGTGACTCAGTTGATTTTTGTGGTAGACTTACCCTTCTGTGGCCCTAATGAACTAGACAGCTTTTTCTGTGACCTTCCACGATTTATTAAACTTGCCTGTATAAACACCAACACATTGGAGTTTATGGTTACTGCCAatagtgggttcatttctgtggcCTCCTTTTTAATTCTGATcatttcttacatatttattttggtGACTGTTCGAAATAAATCTTTGGGTAGTTTATATAAGGCCCTCTCCACTCTGTCAGCTCATGTCATGGTGGTAGTTTTGTTCTTTGGACCCATAATGTTCTTCTACTTGTGGCCAGTTTCAACATCCCATCTGGATAAATTTCTTGCCATCTTTGATGTAATTGTTACTCCTTTTTTAAATCCAGTGATATATACACTTAGGAATAAAGAGATGAAGGTGGCCATGAGAAGACTATGCACTCAGTTTATGAATTATATTAAGCTTTCTTAA